Proteins from a genomic interval of Lelliottia amnigena:
- the ybjG gene encoding undecaprenyl pyrophosphate phosphatase has product MALFQPGLQKSDDGMLENLNLGLFYLINATPASPEWMIVFAKFIAKDLINIVPALVVILWLWGPRKQVSAQRQLVIKVAMALAVSMTASWMLGHLFPHDRPFVDHIGSNFLHHSADDSFPSDHGTVIFTFALAFLFWHRVWSGVVLMGIAIAIAWSRIYLGVHWPLDMLGGLLVGMIGCLSAQILWKLFGPQLYRGLQQVYRICFALPIRKGWVRD; this is encoded by the coding sequence ATGGCCTTGTTTCAGCCTGGTTTGCAAAAGAGTGATGATGGAATGCTAGAGAATCTTAATTTAGGCCTGTTTTATCTGATTAATGCCACCCCGGCCTCGCCAGAGTGGATGATTGTCTTCGCCAAATTTATCGCCAAAGATCTGATTAACATTGTCCCGGCGCTGGTGGTGATCCTCTGGCTATGGGGGCCGCGTAAACAGGTCAGCGCGCAGCGTCAACTGGTGATAAAAGTCGCCATGGCACTTGCTGTCAGCATGACGGCATCGTGGATGCTGGGACATCTGTTCCCGCACGATCGGCCGTTTGTCGACCATATTGGCTCCAATTTCCTGCATCATTCGGCGGATGATTCTTTCCCAAGCGATCACGGCACGGTGATCTTCACCTTCGCGCTGGCTTTCCTGTTCTGGCATCGCGTCTGGTCTGGCGTGGTACTGATGGGCATCGCGATCGCGATCGCCTGGTCACGCATCTATCTGGGCGTTCACTGGCCGCTGGATATGCTCGGCGGTCTGCTGGTGGGTATGATTGGCTGCCTGAGTGCGCAAATCCTCTGGAAGCTTTTTGGTCCTCAGCTCTATCGCGGACTCCAGCAGGTCTACCGCATCTGCTTTGCCCTGCCTATCCGCAAAGGCTGGGTACGTGACTAA
- the bssR gene encoding biofilm formation regulatory protein BssR translates to MSVDRLKRDLLNKLINARIDLAAYLQLRVAKGYMSVSESDHLRENCFELCAYMRKQAPILRDHYDADEQRILCRAADALSKAAVCLMTGHHDCPTFVAVSADKLEHCLTTLTLCIMCLKEHTPLQQH, encoded by the coding sequence ATGTCCGTTGACAGACTGAAACGCGATCTGCTGAACAAGCTGATCAATGCCCGAATTGACCTTGCAGCTTATCTGCAGTTAAGGGTGGCAAAAGGGTATATGTCAGTCAGCGAAAGCGACCATCTGCGCGAAAATTGTTTTGAACTGTGCGCCTACATGCGTAAACAAGCGCCAATCCTGAGGGATCACTACGATGCGGATGAGCAACGCATCCTCTGTCGCGCGGCAGACGCGCTTTCTAAAGCCGCCGTCTGTTTGATGACCGGGCACCATGATTGCCCAACGTTTGTAGCCGTCAGCGCAGATAAGCTTGAACACTGCCTGACAACACTCACTCTCTGCATTATGTGCCTGAAAGAGCACACTCCGCTCCAACAGCACTGA
- the mdfA gene encoding major facilitator transporter — translation MLNRSSSSGHRLGRQALLFPLCLVLYEFSTYIANDMIQPGMLAVVAQYNAGIEWVPTSMTAYLAGGMFLQWLLGPLSDRIGRRPVMLTGVVWFIVTCLAILLAQTIEQFMVLRFLQGVSLCFIGAVGYAAIQESFEEAVCIKITALMANVALIAPLLGPLVGAAWVHVAPWEGMFILFALLAAISWYGLHRAMPETATRLGEKLSLKELGRDYKEVLKNVRFVAGALATGFVSLPLLAWIAQSPVIIISGEKLSSYEYGLLQVPIFGALIIGNLVLARLTSRRSVRSLIILGGWPIAGGLILAAVATVVSSHAYLWMTAGLSIYAFGIGLANAGLVRLTLFASEMSKGTVSAAMGMLQMLIFTVGIEVSKHAYIIGGNGLFSLFNLANGVLWVGLMVIFLKNKRVGNALQP, via the coding sequence ATGTTAAACCGTTCTTCTTCTTCCGGTCATCGTCTGGGTCGTCAGGCGTTACTGTTCCCGCTGTGTCTGGTGCTTTACGAATTCTCGACCTATATCGCTAACGATATGATCCAGCCCGGTATGCTGGCGGTGGTCGCGCAATATAACGCTGGAATCGAGTGGGTACCCACATCGATGACCGCCTATCTGGCGGGGGGCATGTTTTTGCAGTGGTTGCTGGGACCGCTGTCGGACCGTATTGGCCGCCGTCCGGTGATGCTGACGGGTGTGGTGTGGTTTATCGTCACCTGCCTCGCCATTTTGCTGGCGCAAACGATCGAACAATTCATGGTGCTGCGCTTTTTGCAGGGCGTGAGCCTCTGCTTTATCGGTGCCGTGGGGTATGCCGCCATCCAGGAGTCATTTGAAGAGGCGGTGTGCATCAAAATTACCGCGTTGATGGCGAACGTGGCGCTGATAGCACCGCTACTCGGCCCGCTGGTGGGCGCGGCCTGGGTACACGTAGCGCCTTGGGAAGGGATGTTTATCCTTTTCGCGCTGTTAGCGGCGATTTCCTGGTACGGCCTGCATCGCGCAATGCCAGAAACCGCAACCCGACTGGGCGAAAAATTGTCGCTCAAAGAGTTAGGCCGCGATTATAAAGAAGTATTGAAAAACGTCCGCTTCGTGGCGGGCGCGCTGGCAACCGGATTTGTCAGCCTGCCGCTGCTGGCATGGATTGCGCAGTCGCCGGTGATTATTATCAGCGGTGAGAAACTCAGCAGCTATGAATATGGCCTGTTGCAGGTGCCGATTTTTGGCGCGCTCATTATCGGTAATCTGGTGCTTGCCCGTCTGACGTCACGCCGCTCCGTGCGCTCGCTGATCATTCTGGGCGGCTGGCCGATTGCAGGCGGTTTGATTCTCGCCGCCGTCGCCACGGTGGTCTCTTCACATGCTTATTTGTGGATGACCGCTGGCCTGAGTATTTATGCGTTTGGGATTGGGCTTGCCAACGCAGGCCTGGTGCGCCTGACGCTGTTTGCCAGCGAGATGAGTAAAGGAACGGTGTCGGCCGCGATGGGCATGCTGCAGATGCTGATTTTTACCGTCGGGATCGAAGTCAGCAAACATGCTTACATTATTGGCGGTAACGGCCTGTTCAGTCTGTTTAATCTGGCGAACGGCGTACTGTGGGTGGGGCTGATGGTGATATTCTTGAAAAATAAACGCGTCGGCAATGCGTTACAGCCGTAA
- a CDS encoding PA-phosphatase-like phosphoesterase: MAPLPVASELSKSQTTKTKPLYRLPARFYGYQLLALGVLAVLFTWLSRDEMLDRWITGFWFDAATHRFPLQQNHLLDLLNHRLAKFIAIALAAVALIYGAYRRNAPLVTGALLMGLGTLVVGVLKSMSHHSCPWDLVEYGGKAVSYPLFGSAPVDSGPAVVSPAGTRPAALW, encoded by the coding sequence ATGGCCCCATTACCTGTCGCATCAGAATTATCTAAGTCACAGACAACTAAGACAAAACCGCTTTACCGTCTGCCGGCACGCTTTTATGGTTATCAGCTTTTGGCGCTAGGGGTTCTGGCGGTGCTGTTTACCTGGCTTTCGCGCGACGAAATGCTGGACCGCTGGATAACGGGCTTTTGGTTTGACGCGGCAACGCACCGTTTTCCGCTGCAACAGAACCACTTGCTCGATTTACTCAATCACCGGCTGGCAAAGTTCATCGCCATTGCGTTGGCTGCCGTCGCGCTGATTTACGGCGCGTATCGTCGCAACGCGCCGCTGGTGACGGGCGCGTTATTGATGGGGCTCGGCACCCTGGTCGTCGGCGTCCTGAAAAGCATGAGCCATCACAGCTGCCCATGGGATCTGGTGGAGTACGGCGGTAAGGCTGTTTCGTATCCCCTGTTCGGCAGTGCGCCGGTTGATAGCGGCCCGGCCGTTGTTTCCCCGGCGGGCACGCGTCCAGCGGCTTTATGGTGA
- the yliI gene encoding glucose sorbosone dehydrogenase gives MRRSSLISLSFLLISTSLMAAPAAVKVDILQTKLDHPWSLAFLPNNQGMLITLKGGQLKHWQAGKGLSDPIVGIPKVWDSGQGGLFDVVLAPDFEQSRRIWLSYAEVGNDGKAGTAVGYGRLSDDLSRIESFQVVFRQMPKLSTGNHFGGRLVFDGKGYLFIGLGENNQRPTAQDLDKLQGKVVRLTDQGKVPADNPFVDKAGARPEIWSYGIRNPQGMAMNPWSDALWLNEHGPRGGDEINIPEKGKNYGWPLATHGINYSGLKIPEATGEHHDGTEPPLFVWKKSPAVSGMAFYNSEVFPQWKNKLFIGALKEKDVIVLSVNGDKVTEDGRILGDKGSRIRDVRVGPDGYLYVLTDESDGQLWKVSPSKQ, from the coding sequence ATGCGTCGATCTTCGCTTATTTCTTTGTCTTTCTTATTGATATCCACGTCGCTGATGGCTGCGCCCGCAGCGGTTAAGGTCGATATTCTCCAGACAAAATTGGATCACCCCTGGTCGCTGGCTTTTTTACCCAATAATCAGGGAATGCTGATCACGCTAAAAGGCGGACAGCTTAAGCACTGGCAGGCGGGTAAAGGGCTATCCGATCCGATTGTGGGTATTCCAAAAGTGTGGGACAGCGGGCAGGGTGGGCTTTTCGACGTTGTTCTCGCACCCGATTTTGAACAATCTCGCCGCATCTGGCTGAGCTATGCTGAAGTCGGAAATGACGGCAAAGCGGGTACGGCGGTGGGCTATGGCCGTCTTAGCGATGACCTGTCGCGCATAGAATCCTTCCAGGTGGTGTTCCGCCAGATGCCAAAACTGTCCACCGGCAACCACTTCGGTGGGCGATTGGTGTTTGATGGTAAGGGCTATCTGTTTATCGGCTTGGGGGAAAACAACCAGCGTCCGACGGCGCAGGATCTGGATAAACTGCAGGGCAAAGTGGTGCGTCTGACCGATCAGGGTAAAGTGCCAGCCGACAACCCGTTTGTTGATAAAGCCGGTGCGCGGCCGGAAATCTGGTCCTACGGCATTCGTAATCCGCAGGGGATGGCGATGAATCCCTGGAGCGATGCGCTGTGGCTGAATGAACACGGCCCGCGCGGCGGCGATGAAATTAATATCCCGGAAAAAGGCAAAAATTACGGCTGGCCGCTGGCGACACACGGCATCAACTACAGCGGCCTGAAGATCCCGGAAGCGACAGGCGAGCACCACGACGGCACCGAGCCGCCGCTGTTTGTCTGGAAGAAATCGCCGGCAGTCAGTGGGATGGCGTTCTACAACAGCGAGGTGTTCCCGCAGTGGAAAAACAAGCTGTTTATCGGCGCGCTGAAAGAGAAAGACGTGATCGTGCTGAGCGTGAACGGCGACAAGGTGACGGAAGACGGCAGGATTCTGGGCGATAAAGGCTCGCGTATCCGCGATGTCCGCGTTGGCCCGGATGGATATTTATATGTCCTGACAGATGAATCAGACGGGCAACTGTGGAAAGTCAGCCCGTCCAAACAGTGA
- the gsiD_2 gene encoding glutathione transport system permease protein gsiD, protein MRLLHWRRQAMLNAMPGIKPDHIRTPWLEFWRRFRRQPVAMTAGLFVLLLIVVAILAPWITPYDAENYFDYDRLNDGPSMMHWFGVDSLGRDIFSRVLVGAQISLAAGVFAVLIGAAIGTVLGLLAGYYEGWWDRIIMRICDVLFAFPGILLAIAVVAIMGNGMANVIIAVAVFSIPAFARLVRGNTLVLKQQTFIESARSIGASDATILFNHILPGTVSSIVVYFTMRIGVSIISAASLSFLGLGAQPPTPEWGAMLNEARADMVIAPHVALFPSMAIFLTVLAFNLLGDGLRDALDPRIKG, encoded by the coding sequence ATGAGATTGTTACACTGGCGCCGTCAGGCCATGCTAAACGCGATGCCGGGGATAAAACCGGACCATATCCGCACGCCGTGGCTGGAGTTCTGGCGGCGATTTCGTCGTCAGCCTGTGGCAATGACCGCCGGGCTATTCGTTTTGCTGTTGATCGTCGTGGCGATTCTGGCGCCCTGGATCACCCCATATGATGCGGAAAATTATTTCGATTACGACCGTCTGAATGACGGCCCGTCAATGATGCACTGGTTTGGCGTAGATTCCCTTGGGCGCGATATTTTTAGTCGCGTGCTGGTGGGCGCGCAGATTTCGCTGGCGGCGGGCGTTTTCGCCGTGCTGATCGGCGCTGCGATAGGCACGGTGCTGGGACTGCTGGCGGGGTATTACGAAGGCTGGTGGGATCGCATTATCATGCGCATCTGCGATGTGCTGTTCGCCTTCCCAGGTATTTTGCTGGCGATTGCGGTGGTAGCGATAATGGGCAACGGCATGGCAAATGTGATCATCGCCGTGGCGGTGTTTTCCATCCCGGCGTTTGCGCGTCTGGTGCGCGGCAATACGTTGGTGCTCAAGCAGCAGACGTTTATCGAGTCGGCGCGCAGCATCGGTGCCAGCGACGCGACCATTCTCTTCAACCACATTTTGCCCGGCACCGTGTCATCCATTGTGGTCTACTTCACGATGCGAATTGGCGTGTCGATTATCTCGGCGGCGAGTCTGTCTTTCCTGGGGTTGGGCGCACAGCCCCCGACGCCGGAATGGGGTGCAATGCTGAATGAAGCGAGGGCCGATATGGTCATTGCGCCCCACGTTGCGCTCTTCCCGAGCATGGCCATTTTCCTCACGGTGCTGGCGTTTAACCTGCTGGGCGATGGACTGCGTGATGCGCTGGACCCCCGAATCAAAGGCTAA
- the dacC gene encoding D-alanyl-D-alanine carboxypeptidase dacC has product MTQLTSSLRGLAAGSALLFLFSPTLYAAEQAAPEAPPVDARAWILMDYASGKVLAEGNADEQLDPASLTKIMTSYVVGQALKAGKIKLDDMVTIGKDAWATGNPALRGSSVMFLKPGDQVSVSDLNKGVIIQSGNDACIALADYVAGSQDSFIGLMNGYAQRLGLTKTTFKTVHGLDAPGQFSTARDMALLGKALIHDVPEEYAIHKEKEFTFNKIRQPNRNRLLWSSNVNVDGMKTGTTAGAGYNLVASATQGDMRLISVVLGTKTDRIRFNESEKLLTWGFRFFETVTPIKPDATFISQRVWFGDKSEVNLGAGEAGSVTIPRGQLKNLKASYTLTDPQLTAPLKKGQVVGTIDFQLNGKSIEQRPLIVMQAVEEGGFISRMWDFVLMKFHQWFGSWFS; this is encoded by the coding sequence ATGACGCAACTAACTTCTTCTCTGCGCGGCCTGGCAGCAGGCTCTGCGCTACTATTTTTGTTCTCTCCAACACTGTATGCAGCTGAACAAGCCGCGCCTGAAGCGCCTCCGGTTGACGCTCGCGCGTGGATTTTGATGGATTACGCCAGCGGTAAAGTGCTGGCGGAAGGCAACGCGGACGAACAGCTCGATCCGGCGAGTTTGACCAAAATCATGACCAGCTATGTGGTGGGCCAGGCGCTAAAAGCAGGCAAAATCAAGCTCGACGATATGGTCACCATCGGCAAAGATGCCTGGGCCACCGGCAACCCGGCGCTGCGCGGATCGTCCGTTATGTTCCTGAAACCGGGCGATCAGGTGTCCGTTTCCGATCTGAATAAAGGCGTAATCATTCAGTCAGGCAATGATGCCTGCATCGCGCTGGCCGATTATGTGGCGGGCAGTCAGGATTCATTCATTGGCTTGATGAATGGTTACGCGCAAAGACTGGGCCTGACCAAAACCACGTTCAAAACCGTTCACGGTTTGGATGCGCCAGGGCAATTCAGTACCGCGCGTGATATGGCGTTGCTCGGCAAGGCGCTGATTCACGATGTGCCAGAAGAGTACGCCATTCACAAAGAGAAAGAGTTTACCTTCAACAAGATTCGTCAGCCGAACCGCAACCGCCTGTTGTGGAGCAGCAACGTAAACGTGGACGGTATGAAAACCGGCACCACGGCGGGGGCGGGTTATAACCTTGTGGCCTCGGCAACGCAGGGCGATATGCGCCTGATCTCCGTGGTGCTGGGGACTAAAACGGATCGTATCCGCTTCAACGAATCAGAAAAACTGCTGACCTGGGGCTTCCGCTTCTTCGAAACCGTCACGCCGATCAAGCCGGATGCGACGTTTATCAGCCAGCGCGTGTGGTTTGGCGATAAGAGTGAAGTCAATCTGGGCGCGGGTGAAGCCGGTTCAGTGACCATTCCGCGCGGACAGCTGAAAAACCTGAAAGCCAGCTACACCTTGACGGACCCGCAGCTTACCGCACCGCTGAAAAAGGGCCAGGTGGTCGGGACAATCGACTTCCAGCTAAACGGTAAATCCATCGAGCAGCGTCCGCTGATTGTGATGCAAGCGGTGGAAGAGGGCGGCTTCATTAGCCGGATGTGGGATTTCGTCCTGATGAAATTCCACCAGTGGTTCGGGAGCTGGTTCTCCTAG
- a CDS encoding PA-phosphatase-like phosphoesterase gives MGLFFAFWRERPRLAWGFVALGVISGLLMGYGQVMRGAHFFSHNLWAGWWVWFSQVLAYGLVSAWFAKE, from the coding sequence ATGGGACTGTTTTTTGCGTTCTGGCGCGAGCGTCCACGTCTGGCCTGGGGTTTTGTCGCACTCGGCGTGATCTCTGGGCTATTGATGGGCTATGGCCAGGTAATGCGCGGCGCGCATTTTTTCTCTCACAACCTGTGGGCAGGTTGGTGGGTATGGTTTTCTCAGGTTTTGGCTTATGGCCTTGTTTCAGCCTGGTTTGCAAAAGAGTGA
- the gstB gene encoding glutathione S-transferase, producing the protein MITLWGRNNSTNVKKVLWTLEELDLPFNLVMAGLQFGVNKDAEYLAMNPNGLVPLLRDDETDLTLWESNAIVRYLAAQYGQNRLWVDAPAQRAQGEKWMDWANQTFSPVHRVILMGLVRTAESDRDYPAIHAAQATCETLFAMMDAELADKPWFSGENFGVGDIAVAPFVWNLTQIGLTWAPRPNLERWLKQLSERPAYQNVVMIPVS; encoded by the coding sequence ATGATTACGCTGTGGGGCAGGAACAATTCGACTAACGTCAAGAAAGTCCTCTGGACGCTGGAAGAGCTGGATTTACCGTTTAACCTGGTGATGGCCGGTTTGCAGTTTGGCGTGAATAAAGACGCCGAGTATCTGGCGATGAATCCGAATGGCCTGGTGCCGCTGTTACGTGACGATGAAACGGATTTAACGCTGTGGGAATCTAATGCGATCGTGCGTTACCTGGCGGCCCAGTACGGTCAAAATCGCCTGTGGGTCGACGCCCCCGCGCAGCGTGCTCAGGGTGAAAAATGGATGGACTGGGCGAACCAGACGTTCTCGCCTGTCCACCGTGTGATCCTGATGGGGCTGGTCAGAACGGCTGAATCCGACCGCGATTATCCCGCTATTCACGCGGCACAAGCCACCTGCGAAACGCTTTTCGCGATGATGGATGCTGAACTGGCCGACAAACCGTGGTTCTCCGGGGAAAACTTCGGCGTGGGTGATATTGCGGTGGCACCGTTCGTCTGGAACCTGACCCAGATTGGCCTGACCTGGGCGCCGCGCCCGAATCTCGAGCGCTGGCTGAAACAGCTCAGCGAGCGCCCGGCGTATCAGAATGTGGTGATGATACCCGTCAGCTAA
- the gsiC_2 gene encoding binding-protein-dependent transport system inner membrane protein, with translation MLNYVFKRLLGLIPTLLIVAVLVFLFVHMLPGDPARLIAGPEADATVIEMVRKQLGLDQPLYVQFWHYITNVLQGDFGTSMVSRRPVSEEIASRFMPTFWLTIASMLWAMVFGLAAGIIAAVWRNRWPDKLGMALAVTGISFPAFALGMLLMQIFSVELGWLPTVGADTWKHYILPSVTLGAAVSAVMARFTRASFVDVLSEDYMRTARAKGVSEKWVILKHGLRNAMIPVVTMMGLQFGFLLGGSIVVEKVFNWPGLGRLLVDSVDMRDYPVIQAEVLLFSLEFILINLVVDVLYAAINPAIRYK, from the coding sequence ATGCTGAATTATGTGTTTAAACGCCTGCTGGGGTTGATTCCAACGCTACTGATCGTGGCGGTGCTGGTGTTTTTGTTTGTCCATATGCTGCCGGGCGATCCGGCACGATTGATTGCCGGGCCAGAGGCGGACGCAACGGTTATTGAGATGGTGCGCAAGCAGCTGGGTCTCGATCAACCGCTGTATGTCCAGTTCTGGCATTACATCACCAACGTTTTACAGGGCGATTTTGGCACGTCAATGGTGTCGCGTCGTCCGGTGTCCGAAGAAATTGCCAGCCGCTTTATGCCGACGTTTTGGCTCACCATCGCCAGTATGCTGTGGGCCATGGTGTTTGGTCTTGCGGCGGGCATTATTGCTGCCGTATGGCGTAATCGCTGGCCGGATAAGCTCGGCATGGCGCTGGCCGTGACGGGAATTTCCTTTCCGGCATTTGCGCTGGGCATGCTGTTGATGCAGATTTTCTCGGTGGAGCTGGGCTGGTTACCTACGGTGGGGGCGGACACCTGGAAGCACTACATTCTGCCATCGGTTACGCTGGGCGCTGCCGTGTCCGCCGTGATGGCGCGATTTACTCGCGCCTCGTTCGTGGATGTGCTGAGTGAAGATTACATGCGGACCGCGCGCGCCAAAGGCGTGAGCGAAAAGTGGGTCATCCTTAAGCATGGTCTGCGCAATGCGATGATCCCGGTCGTCACGATGATGGGCCTGCAGTTTGGCTTTTTGCTGGGCGGCTCGATTGTGGTCGAAAAGGTGTTCAACTGGCCGGGGCTGGGTCGCTTGCTGGTCGATTCAGTCGACATGCGCGACTATCCGGTGATTCAGGCAGAAGTCCTGCTGTTTTCACTGGAGTTTATTCTTATCAATTTAGTGGTGGACGTGCTGTACGCCGCCATTAACCCGGCAATCAGGTACAAGTAA
- the deoR gene encoding DNA-binding transcriptional repressor DeoR — protein METRRDDRIAQLLQALKRSDKLHLKEAATLLGVSEMTIRRDLNSESAPVVLLGGYIVLEPRSGSHYLINDQKTRLVEEKRKAARQAASLVQPHQTLFFDCGTTTPWIIEAIDNELPFTGVCYSLNTFLALQEKPECRVILCGGEFHASNAIFKPLNLQDTLSNLCPEIAFYSAAGVSVRQGATCFNLEELTVKHWAMNAAQYHVLVVDHSKFGKVRSARMGELSRFDAIVSDCRPDDDLVDHAKEHQIKLIY, from the coding sequence ATGGAAACACGACGCGACGACCGCATTGCCCAGCTACTGCAGGCGCTGAAGCGCAGCGATAAGCTGCATCTCAAAGAAGCCGCGACGTTGCTTGGCGTCTCTGAGATGACCATTCGTCGCGATCTGAACAGCGAAAGTGCCCCCGTGGTGCTGCTCGGCGGGTATATCGTTCTCGAACCTCGCAGCGGTAGCCACTATCTGATTAACGATCAAAAAACCCGTCTGGTCGAAGAAAAACGCAAAGCCGCGCGTCAGGCCGCGTCGTTAGTCCAGCCGCATCAAACCTTGTTTTTTGATTGTGGTACCACCACGCCCTGGATTATCGAAGCCATCGATAATGAACTGCCGTTTACCGGCGTCTGTTATTCGCTAAACACTTTTCTGGCCTTACAGGAAAAGCCCGAGTGCCGGGTGATTCTTTGTGGCGGGGAATTCCACGCCAGCAACGCGATTTTCAAGCCGCTGAATCTGCAGGATACGCTTAGCAACCTGTGTCCGGAAATCGCCTTTTATTCGGCGGCGGGCGTGAGCGTACGCCAGGGTGCAACCTGTTTTAATCTCGAAGAGCTGACGGTGAAGCATTGGGCGATGAATGCCGCGCAGTATCATGTGCTGGTGGTGGATCACAGTAAGTTCGGGAAAGTGCGCTCGGCAAGAATGGGCGAACTGTCGCGGTTTGATGCGATTGTCAGCGACTGCCGCCCGGATGATGACCTGGTAGACCATGCAAAAGAGCATCAAATTAAGCTGATCTATTAG
- the ybjI gene encoding cof family hydrolase translates to MSVKLIAVDMDGTFLSDAKTYNRERFLAQYERMKQQGIRFVVASGNQYYQLISFFPDIAHEIAFVAENGGWVVNAREDVFNGELTKTQFDTVARFLCSLPEVEVIACGKNSAYTLKSYDDSLKEMAAKYYHRLEMVENFDNLNDIFFKFGLNLTDSEIPRIQAMIHAELSDIMVPVTTGHGNIDLIIPGVHKANGLRILQKRWGIEDNEVVAFGDSGNDVEMLRQSGFSFAMANAKAHIKAVARFEAPHNNDEGVLDVIEKVLTKEAPFN, encoded by the coding sequence ATGAGCGTTAAGTTAATCGCAGTCGACATGGATGGCACCTTTTTAAGCGACGCCAAAACTTACAATCGTGAACGCTTTCTGGCGCAATATGAACGCATGAAACAGCAAGGTATTCGCTTCGTGGTTGCCAGCGGGAATCAATATTATCAGCTGATCTCTTTCTTCCCCGACATTGCGCATGAAATTGCCTTTGTCGCGGAAAATGGCGGCTGGGTGGTGAATGCCCGTGAAGATGTGTTCAACGGCGAGCTGACCAAAACGCAGTTTGATACCGTCGCGCGCTTTCTCTGTTCACTGCCCGAAGTGGAAGTCATCGCCTGCGGGAAAAACAGCGCTTATACCCTGAAATCGTATGACGATTCCCTCAAAGAGATGGCGGCGAAATATTACCACCGTCTCGAAATGGTCGAGAATTTCGATAATCTGAACGACATCTTTTTTAAGTTTGGGCTGAACCTGACGGACAGTGAAATCCCACGCATTCAGGCCATGATTCATGCGGAACTCAGCGATATTATGGTGCCGGTCACGACCGGGCACGGCAATATCGATTTGATAATTCCGGGTGTGCACAAAGCGAACGGTTTGCGTATTTTGCAGAAGCGTTGGGGCATTGAGGACAACGAAGTGGTGGCCTTCGGTGACAGCGGCAACGACGTCGAAATGCTGCGTCAGTCTGGCTTTAGCTTTGCGATGGCGAATGCCAAAGCGCATATCAAAGCCGTCGCGCGTTTTGAGGCACCGCACAATAATGACGAAGGCGTGCTGGACGTCATCGAGAAAGTGTTAACCAAAGAAGCGCCGTTTAACTAA